Genomic window (Sulfurovum sp. NBC37-1):
CAAAGTATTACCTAAGCCTGAAGTGTTGGCAGTGAGACCAAGATCTATTGGTGCTGCAGAAATGGCAGACAGTTTTGTTATAAGCTTTTTGGAAGCGCCGAACCCTGATGCCAATGGAGCTATGGAAAAGTGGGTTAAGGATATTGCGAACAAAAAAGCTTAAAGTGTTACCGTACGATACACATACCTCCTTATGTGTCGTTAAATAGGGTGCTTCCTCTCTTTTAAAGAGATTGAAAAAGGACAAAAAATCATTTAATTTTTTAATTAAGACTAAATTTATCCTAATTAAGTCATAATACATTTATCAAACTTAATTAAAGGATATTAAATGGCAACAGTAACATTTAAAAACGACATCGTATGTAACCTCGCAGGTAATGAGATCAATGTAGGTGACACGGCACCGGTAGTAACAGTAGTAAATTGTAACCCAATGCTTCAGGACGAGCAGGTAGGCGGAGAAGGTAAAGTTCAACTTGTAGTAGCGGTTCCTTCACTTGATACAGGTGTATGTGATGCAGAAACAAGAAGATTCAACTCTGAAGCAGCTGGCCTTGACGGTGTAGAAGTGATCACAGTATCTATGGACCTTCCATTTGCAGCGGCAAGATGGTGTGGCGCAGCTGGAATCGAAAACATCAAAGTCTGTTCAGACTTCAGAAACAAAGATTTCGGTAACGCTTACGGTGTACTTTTGGCAGACGGTCCTTTGGCAGGTGTTCTTGCAAGAGTGATCTTCGTGATCGGTAAAGACGGGAAAGTGACTTACAAGCAGACTGTTCCTGAAATTACAGAAGAGCCTAACTACGAAGAAGCACTTGAAGCTGCAAAAGCTGCTGCTAACGCGTAATCCCTCATTCAAAGTCCTTTCCGGGCTTTGAATTCTTACTTCTTTTTATATTTACCCTTTCTACCTCTTTATATTTTTCCAAATTTTCGTTACAATCCTTCTATGAATAATAAAATCTATTTTTTAATCTATTCTATTGTTTTGGTACTGTTTTTCTCCGGTTGTGAACCCAGTGGGCCAAAGAACCAATATAATCTTTCTGAATGCAAAAAAGAATTGATGACAGCTGAGGATTACTCGGAAGCGGATGCCATTGACCGGATAGTGGTGGTCAAAAAAGAGCGGAAGATGTATCTCTACAAAGATGGTAAGGTCAAGGGTACTTTCCCGATCTCTCTGGGAAGGAACCCCGTAGGGCACAAGCAGCAAAAAGGCGATTATCGCACACCTGAAGGGGAATTCTTCATCCACAGAAAACTTTGTTCCCCCAAATACTACCGTTCTTTGTGCATCTCCTACCCCAGACCGGAAGACAAAGCCCGCGCGAGAGCAAGAGGTGTGAATCCGGGTGGAGATATCACCATCCATGCACAGCCCAAGTGGAATGCGGATGGTAAGGGGGACAAGTATACACTGAACAGGAATTGGACGCAGGGATGTGTCGCGGTGACGAACAGTTCAATGAAAAAGCTGTGGTATGCGGTACGCGAAGGTGTACCTGTTACGATAAAGTAGCAGAAAGAGAGACTGAGAATTGGCGTATACGCAGAAACAGATAGAGAAGTTCAACCGGCAGAAATATATTACTGAACTGGAGAAGATCAGTAAAAACCTGTTTCGTATGTTCCGGGATGCAAAGGTAGATGCTAAAGTTTTTCAAGTTAAATTTACACTGCTCAAAAAGAAATTCGATGAAAAAAATGAAATTCACTTGGATTCAGAGTATCATCAGCAGCTTAAAGCATACATAGAGCGGCTTTTTCAACAAACCTGTGGCAGTATATGCTTTGACGATAAAATATTCAATGATATAAGGGAGGCGGAAATGAGTAATCTAAACCGTCTGCAGAAACTGAAGAACGGAAGCTCCTATAAAAAAGAGAAACACAGATCAAAACATAAAAATGAAGATTGGGGATAAAATGATAAAAAATATCGTATTACTGTCTATTTTGGGAACAGCAGTTTTCATAAGCGGATGCGGGGAACCACGGGCTTATGGAAAAGTAGATAATACGCCTTATGCCATAGGTGAGTGCAGACAGGAACTCTCACATGGTACGGATGTGGACCAAGGCAAACTCGCGGACAAGATAGTTGTGTATAAAAAGAAACGAAAACTTTCAATGTACAGGCAGGGAAAGCTGCTCTATGCCTGCAAGATCTCTCTGGGAAAGAACGGGGACAAAGGGAACAAGATCCAGGCAGGGGACTACCGTACACCGGAAGGAAGCTATTGGATAGTACGTAAAAAATGTGACCCGAGACTCTATAAATCTCTGATGATATCCTACCCTAATGAAGCGGACAAGGCAAGAGCAAGAGCCCATGGAGCAAAGCCGGGAGGTTACATTACCATTCATGGCCAGCCCAAATGGAATGCGGACGGACATGCTGACCGCTATACACTGGCACACGACTGGACAGAAGGATGTATGGCCGTACCGAACAAAGCCATAGATACACTTTGGAGATCAGTAAAAAATGGCGTGAAGATAGATATTCATCCATAAGTTCAACTAATCTTGGAGCTTTTAGCTTAGTTTGATCAATGTTATATTATCATATTGAATAATATTGGACACTAAAGGAGAAAAAGATGAAGAGTATATTCATTGCAGTGGGTATGACTATGTCATTTGGACTACTGTTTGCAGGAGGGGATGTTTCAACGGTTGCACCCATTTCGGAAGCGGGTGCAAACTGTTACCCTGATAGTGTATATATCGAAAAGGATGCCCAGTTGATGTGGCAGGACCAAAAATATATAGACAAAGAGGACGGAGCATACAAGAGAGAGCATTCTTACAGTAAAGCGGGTTCATGGAAACATGCCATGAATTACTGTAAAAGACTTGATTATGCAGGATATACGGATTGGAGACTTCCTACTTCGGATGAGTTGATCCATGTACATAAAATTCCGGGACAGGTGTTCAAGTATTTCAGAGAAGGAGACTTCTGGAGTTCCACGCCGACGGTAGGGAACAAATACAATGCCATTTATTCGGCGGATTCATACCAGTATCAGCGCAAGCCAAGCCAGTCAAATTATATTAGGTGTGTCCGTTGTACGGCTTTGGACGTACGACGATAATTCAGAGGAGCTTGACCTCCTCTTGAAGTGTAATGCCAAATTGCGCTTCGACCCTTTCTTTCGCCAGATCCAAAAGATATTTGGCATCTTCGTAGGTACCACCTCCCAAATTTACAAGAAAATTCGCATGTACTTCACTCCATTGCATTACCCCTTTTTTTATGCCTTTTAACCCGACCGCTTCGATCAGCCTTCCTGCATAGTCATTCGCCGGATTTTTAAAAGCTGAACCGGCACTGGGCTCATGAGGCTGGTTGTTCCTCAGGCTAAGAAGTTCGTCAAGAAGATCCTGACTGAATCCTTTGTGTATCGGAAATTTTGCTGCAGTGGCAATACCGGAAAGTTCGGCATAACGGTATCCATAGGGGATATCCTTTTTTTCAATCCAATGTCCATCTATCTCTATACTGTGCAGGATATTGAAGATCTCGTAAGACTTTAGCCCTGCGTTCATTGCAAGCATGCCACCGAGAGTTCCCGGCAGCTTGGCGCAGAATTCAAAATCGCCAATATCATTTTTTTTGCAATAGGAGACGATACGCCCTGTAGGCATGGCGGCACCGATAACAAGCATATCCTTATCCTGTTCAATAAAAGCAAAGTCTTTACTTAGCATCATCAGTGGTGTTGGATTTGGTGAAACAAGAAGATTGTTAGCCCCTCCTACAAGGTAGCGGTCAGTGGGGATTATATCTCCTTTTTCGATCATCAGCACTTCGGTGGGCTGTCCAATCTTTATACTGGAGTATTTGGAGAAATCTATGGTCTTATAAAACAAGAAGTACTCCTTGTTTTTGGCGGTGCCTGATATTCATTATTGTGTCCGTAGTTCACTGTACTCTTTGGGAATAAGATAATCTTCTGTTTTGATCGGACATTCCCATAGGCCATGCTTGAAGCCGATATCGTAGAGTGTATCGAGTGCTTTGAGCTGTAGCTCAGAGAGTTCTACTGATTCATCCGATGCATACATGTCGAGATATTTTTTGAGCAACTTGTCGGAAATCCTGACCAGATGGTCTTTTTCCAGTTTGGTGCAGAGTTCCTCTTTTTTGTCATTGGCGACCTTGACCCCTTCTACGAGAATGTTCTCTATGTCAATGGCAACGTTCAGAGGGAGGCTTCTTCGGATGGCCATTCCTCCCAGAGGAAGAGGCAGTCCCTCTCCCGCAAGTTCCACCCAGATATCCCAGATCTCTTTTTCAACCTCCAGGCTTTCATCAAAATCAAGGATCGATTCGTGGATGAGTACACCGGCATCCACCTTACCATTCACTACCGCCTTTTCGATCTCGAGGAAGTCCATATAGACAGGGCGTGCATCCGGATAATAGATACGAAAAAGCATGGCATTGGTTGTATATTTTCCGGAGAGTGCCACTTTGAAGTTACGTTTTAGCTTTTTTTCTTTACGCCTGATCAGTTTGGGGCCATACCCTTCACCGAAACTTACAGCGGTACGCAGGAGAGCATATTCCTCTTTGATGAGCGGGTACATTCCAAAAGAAATGGCAGAGACATCATAGGTGCCGTTGAGTGCTTCGACATTCAGTGTTTCGATATCCAGACCGATATTCTCGAAGAGATATCCCTTGGTATCTACCCATCCGAATTTGATGGCATAGTACATGAAGATATCATCTGCATCGGGGGAGTGGGCAAGCTGTATGGTTCTGGACATGGGTTTCTCACTTAATATATAGTGGGAGTATTTTATCATAAGCGTCCCAAAAAAGAAATGTAATCAAATAATATGCACCCCAAGGACATTTATTCCCGATAGTCATAGCACACTTTATGGAAGATACAGTATCTTCCTAAGACAAATTGACATAAAAATATGTCAATTTGACATATTTTTACCTCTTTTTTCAAATTTGCATTAAACTGCGACTATGACTAAACAATATCTAAATATTTTAGATAAAATTCAACAGATAAAGGAAAAGGATATGACAATGGCA
Coding sequences:
- the tpx gene encoding thiol peroxidase, which produces MATVTFKNDIVCNLAGNEINVGDTAPVVTVVNCNPMLQDEQVGGEGKVQLVVAVPSLDTGVCDAETRRFNSEAAGLDGVEVITVSMDLPFAAARWCGAAGIENIKVCSDFRNKDFGNAYGVLLADGPLAGVLARVIFVIGKDGKVTYKQTVPEITEEPNYEEALEAAKAAANA
- a CDS encoding L,D-transpeptidase family protein — its product is MNNKIYFLIYSIVLVLFFSGCEPSGPKNQYNLSECKKELMTAEDYSEADAIDRIVVVKKERKMYLYKDGKVKGTFPISLGRNPVGHKQQKGDYRTPEGEFFIHRKLCSPKYYRSLCISYPRPEDKARARARGVNPGGDITIHAQPKWNADGKGDKYTLNRNWTQGCVAVTNSSMKKLWYAVREGVPVTIK
- a CDS encoding L,D-transpeptidase family protein → MIKNIVLLSILGTAVFISGCGEPRAYGKVDNTPYAIGECRQELSHGTDVDQGKLADKIVVYKKKRKLSMYRQGKLLYACKISLGKNGDKGNKIQAGDYRTPEGSYWIVRKKCDPRLYKSLMISYPNEADKARARAHGAKPGGYITIHGQPKWNADGHADRYTLAHDWTEGCMAVPNKAIDTLWRSVKNGVKIDIHP
- a CDS encoding DUF1566 domain-containing protein, encoding MKSIFIAVGMTMSFGLLFAGGDVSTVAPISEAGANCYPDSVYIEKDAQLMWQDQKYIDKEDGAYKREHSYSKAGSWKHAMNYCKRLDYAGYTDWRLPTSDELIHVHKIPGQVFKYFREGDFWSSTPTVGNKYNAIYSADSYQYQRKPSQSNYIRCVRCTALDVRR
- a CDS encoding UDP-N-acetylmuramate dehydrogenase, yielding MFYKTIDFSKYSSIKIGQPTEVLMIEKGDIIPTDRYLVGGANNLLVSPNPTPLMMLSKDFAFIEQDKDMLVIGAAMPTGRIVSYCKKNDIGDFEFCAKLPGTLGGMLAMNAGLKSYEIFNILHSIEIDGHWIEKKDIPYGYRYAELSGIATAAKFPIHKGFSQDLLDELLSLRNNQPHEPSAGSAFKNPANDYAGRLIEAVGLKGIKKGVMQWSEVHANFLVNLGGGTYEDAKYLLDLAKERVEAQFGITLQEEVKLL
- a CDS encoding menaquinone biosynthesis family protein; its protein translation is MSRTIQLAHSPDADDIFMYYAIKFGWVDTKGYLFENIGLDIETLNVEALNGTYDVSAISFGMYPLIKEEYALLRTAVSFGEGYGPKLIRRKEKKLKRNFKVALSGKYTTNAMLFRIYYPDARPVYMDFLEIEKAVVNGKVDAGVLIHESILDFDESLEVEKEIWDIWVELAGEGLPLPLGGMAIRRSLPLNVAIDIENILVEGVKVANDKKEELCTKLEKDHLVRISDKLLKKYLDMYASDESVELSELQLKALDTLYDIGFKHGLWECPIKTEDYLIPKEYSELRTQ